The following coding sequences lie in one Yoonia sp. G8-12 genomic window:
- a CDS encoding glutamine synthetase family protein: MTVQNETQAVAATNIRSWLLEHPEIESVFVCVCDLNGTMRGKRLPIEKARASLDGGLRMPLSILSMDVWGEDIENNELVFETGDSDGICEHTGRPLVLINWTSQPSALAMFWMHTDDGKPFLGDPRHALANIVDRYKALGLTPVVATELEFYLCDPSEERPQPPRSPVTGKRLDSDGALSLDELQHFDSFLNDVYQACHEQGIPADAAISENGAGQFEINMMHVNDPLQAADDAVLFKRLVRGIARKHGLAATFMAKPYGERSGSGFHVHFSLVDENGVNLFDNGGEEGTPLMLNAVAGLLETMQENTLTFAPHENSYRRLLPGAHAPTSVAWGYENRTAAIRIPGGNHKARRIEHRVAGADANPYLVVGSILGGALIGIEEKMEPAKPIEGDAYSLKLDNLPLDWATAIQAFNRGKHVQNIFSKRLQTMLVECKTQELKRFARHVTDFEFHSYLETV; encoded by the coding sequence ATGACCGTGCAAAACGAAACGCAAGCAGTCGCTGCGACCAACATCAGAAGCTGGCTGCTCGAACATCCCGAGATCGAGTCGGTCTTTGTCTGCGTTTGCGATCTGAATGGCACGATGCGCGGCAAGCGGCTTCCGATCGAAAAGGCGCGCGCGTCTCTTGATGGTGGGCTTCGGATGCCGCTTTCGATCCTGAGCATGGATGTCTGGGGCGAGGATATTGAAAACAACGAACTGGTTTTCGAAACAGGCGATTCAGACGGTATCTGCGAACACACCGGTCGCCCGCTTGTCCTGATCAACTGGACCAGCCAACCCTCTGCCTTGGCGATGTTCTGGATGCACACCGATGATGGCAAACCGTTTCTGGGCGATCCGCGCCATGCCTTGGCCAATATCGTTGACCGCTACAAGGCACTGGGCCTGACACCCGTTGTGGCAACCGAGCTTGAATTCTACCTGTGCGATCCCAGCGAAGAGCGCCCGCAGCCACCACGTTCACCAGTGACCGGAAAGCGGCTTGATTCCGACGGTGCCTTGTCACTGGATGAGTTGCAGCATTTCGACAGCTTCCTGAATGATGTCTATCAGGCCTGCCATGAACAGGGCATTCCCGCAGATGCCGCGATTTCGGAAAACGGAGCGGGGCAATTTGAAATCAACATGATGCATGTCAACGATCCGCTTCAGGCCGCCGACGATGCCGTGCTGTTCAAGCGGCTGGTACGCGGGATCGCACGCAAGCATGGATTGGCCGCGACCTTCATGGCCAAACCTTACGGCGAACGATCCGGCAGCGGCTTTCACGTGCATTTCAGCCTTGTCGATGAAAACGGCGTCAACCTGTTCGACAATGGTGGGGAGGAAGGCACACCACTGATGTTGAATGCCGTCGCGGGGTTGTTGGAGACGATGCAGGAAAACACGCTGACATTTGCACCGCATGAGAATTCCTATCGCCGTTTGCTACCGGGGGCGCACGCGCCGACAAGCGTGGCTTGGGGATATGAAAACCGCACCGCCGCCATCCGTATTCCCGGCGGCAACCACAAAGCGCGCCGCATAGAACACAGGGTCGCGGGCGCCGACGCGAACCCGTATCTTGTTGTTGGCAGTATTCTTGGCGGGGCACTGATCGGGATCGAAGAGAAAATGGAGCCCGCCAAGCCCATCGAAGGCGATGCATATAGTCTGAAACTTGATAACCTGCCGCTTGATTGGGCAACAGCGATTCAAGCGTTCAATCGCGGCAAACATGTGCAGAATATTTTTTCCAAACGCCTGCAAACGATGTTGGTGGAATGCAAGACGCAGGAACTCAAACGGTTCGCGCGTCACGTCACGGATTTCGAATTCCATAGCTATCTGGAAACCGTCTAA
- a CDS encoding arginine/lysine/ornithine decarboxylase: MKFRFPIFIIDEDFRSDNNSGVGIRAMAQAIENEGVEVVGVTNYGDLSQFAQQQSRASAFLLSIDDEEFSAGPDIDPVVVNLRAFIEEVRWKNADVPIFIYGETKTARHLPNDILRELHGFIHMFEDTPEFVARHIIREAKTYLEGIQPPFFKALLDYADDGSYSWHCPGHSGGVAFLKSPIGQMYHQFYGENMLRADVCNSVEELGQLLDHNGAIGASERNAARIFNADHCFFVTNGTSTSNKMVWHHTVAPGDVVVVDRNCHKSILHSIIMTGAIPIFLKPTRNHFGIIGPIQRSEFEIEAIRDKIRANPLLAHIDADTVKPRIMTLTQSTYDGVLYNTETIKDRLDGYIENLHFDEAWLPHAAFHPFYGNFHSMGRKRERPRHSVTYATQSIHKLLAGISQASHVLVQDSQDTKLDRHLFNEAYLMHTSTSPQYSIIASCDVAAAMMEPPGGTALVEESIQEALDFRRAMRKVDDEFGDDDWWFKVWGPDALEEEGIGRAKDWVLKRTDEEGVQASDGEDAWHGFGDMAPGFNMLDPIKATIITPGLNLDGRFEDAGIPASIVTKYLAEHGVVVEKTGLYSFFIMFTIGITKGRWNTLLAALQQFKDDYGKNQPMWRTMPEFCAKHPRYEQMGLRDLCEHVHALYSKYDVAILSTDMYLSDLTPAMTPTDAFSHIAQRTTQRVPIDALEGRITTSLITPYPPGIPLLIPGEVFNSKIVEYLKFNREFARDCPGFETDIHGLVQITGHDGGIEYFADCVAE, translated from the coding sequence ATGAAGTTTCGTTTCCCCATTTTCATTATCGACGAGGATTTCCGGTCAGATAACAACTCTGGGGTGGGTATACGCGCGATGGCACAGGCCATCGAAAACGAGGGTGTCGAGGTCGTTGGCGTTACAAACTACGGCGATCTGTCCCAGTTCGCACAGCAGCAATCCCGCGCCAGCGCCTTCCTTTTGTCAATTGACGATGAAGAGTTCAGCGCGGGCCCAGATATCGACCCCGTCGTTGTCAACCTGCGCGCCTTTATCGAAGAAGTGCGTTGGAAAAACGCAGATGTGCCGATCTTTATCTATGGTGAAACCAAGACCGCGCGCCATCTGCCCAACGATATTCTGCGCGAATTGCACGGCTTTATTCACATGTTCGAGGACACGCCCGAGTTCGTCGCACGCCACATCATCCGCGAGGCGAAAACCTATCTCGAAGGCATCCAGCCGCCGTTCTTCAAGGCGCTGTTGGACTATGCCGATGACGGTTCATACTCCTGGCACTGCCCGGGCCATTCGGGCGGCGTGGCTTTTCTGAAAAGTCCGATTGGCCAGATGTATCACCAGTTCTACGGCGAAAACATGCTGCGCGCAGATGTCTGCAATTCAGTCGAGGAACTGGGCCAGTTGTTGGATCACAACGGGGCAATCGGCGCATCGGAACGCAATGCCGCCCGTATCTTTAACGCCGATCACTGTTTCTTTGTCACCAATGGCACCAGCACCAGCAACAAGATGGTCTGGCACCATACGGTTGCCCCCGGCGATGTTGTTGTGGTCGACCGCAACTGCCACAAATCCATCCTGCACAGTATCATTATGACGGGTGCGATCCCGATCTTTTTGAAACCCACGCGCAACCATTTCGGGATCATCGGCCCGATCCAGCGCAGCGAGTTCGAGATTGAAGCCATTCGCGACAAGATCCGCGCAAACCCGCTGCTGGCCCACATCGACGCGGATACCGTCAAGCCGCGTATCATGACGCTGACGCAATCAACCTATGACGGTGTGCTGTACAACACCGAGACGATCAAGGACCGGCTGGACGGCTATATCGAGAACCTGCATTTCGATGAAGCGTGGTTGCCGCATGCGGCCTTTCATCCGTTTTATGGCAATTTCCATTCGATGGGGCGCAAACGGGAACGGCCACGGCATTCGGTAACCTATGCCACCCAGTCGATCCATAAACTCCTCGCAGGGATAAGTCAGGCGAGTCATGTGCTGGTGCAGGATTCCCAAGACACCAAACTGGACCGCCACCTGTTTAACGAAGCCTATCTGATGCACACCAGCACCAGTCCCCAGTACAGCATCATCGCAAGCTGTGATGTGGCTGCGGCCATGATGGAACCGCCGGGTGGCACGGCCTTGGTCGAAGAAAGCATTCAGGAAGCGCTCGATTTCCGCCGTGCCATGCGAAAGGTCGATGACGAATTCGGCGATGATGACTGGTGGTTCAAAGTCTGGGGTCCTGATGCGCTCGAGGAAGAGGGGATCGGCCGCGCCAAGGATTGGGTGCTCAAGCGGACCGATGAAGAAGGGGTGCAAGCCTCTGACGGTGAAGACGCTTGGCACGGATTTGGCGATATGGCACCGGGCTTCAACATGCTGGACCCGATCAAAGCCACGATCATCACACCGGGCCTGAACCTTGATGGACGGTTCGAAGATGCGGGCATCCCCGCGTCGATCGTGACCAAATATCTGGCCGAGCACGGAGTCGTGGTGGAAAAAACCGGCCTTTACAGTTTCTTCATCATGTTCACCATCGGCATCACGAAGGGCCGTTGGAACACGCTATTGGCGGCGTTGCAGCAGTTCAAAGACGACTATGGCAAGAACCAACCGATGTGGCGCACGATGCCGGAATTCTGTGCAAAACATCCGCGTTACGAACAGATGGGCCTGCGCGATCTTTGCGAACATGTGCACGCGCTTTATTCAAAATACGACGTGGCGATCCTGTCGACGGATATGTACCTCAGCGACCTGACGCCTGCCATGACGCCAACAGATGCGTTTTCGCATATCGCGCAACGCACAACACAGCGTGTGCCGATTGACGCGCTTGAGGGCCGGATCACAACCAGCCTCATCACGCCTTACCCACCAGGTATTCCGCTGCTCATTCCAGGTGAAGTGTTCAACAGCAAGATCGTGGAGTATCTCAAATTCAACCGCGAATTTGCGCGCGATTGCCCGGGTTTTGAAACGGACATCCATGGCTTGGTTCAAATCACTGGCCATGATGGAGGTATCGAGTATTTTGCCGACTGTGTCGCCGAGTAG
- a CDS encoding DUF808 domain-containing protein, which translates to MSGLLALLDDVAAIAKLAATQLDDVAAQASKAGMKAAGVVIDDAAVTPKYVTGLPAARELPIVWKIARASFFNKLVILLPVALILQAFAPWMLTPLLMIGGAYLCFEGAEKVWHIFVPHKEHGPQQAKTLDAAHLEEQRVKGAIKTDFILSAEIMTISLSQISTDTFWIQAMALAAVAIGITSLVYGAVALLVKADDFGIMLSAKGKLAATRAVGRRIVKSMPAVMVLIATIGTVAMLWVGGSIIVHGIRDLGWYLPYETIKHAATVAATFIGSAEGFVTWFVTAGLDGIIGLAVGFVLIPLVNTLIAPTMAWLFPEKA; encoded by the coding sequence ATGAGCGGACTACTGGCTCTTTTGGACGACGTCGCTGCGATAGCAAAACTTGCGGCAACGCAACTTGATGATGTTGCGGCGCAGGCGAGCAAGGCAGGTATGAAAGCCGCAGGTGTCGTGATTGATGACGCCGCTGTGACGCCAAAATATGTCACCGGCCTACCTGCGGCACGTGAGTTGCCCATCGTATGGAAAATCGCCCGTGCGTCGTTCTTCAATAAGCTCGTCATTCTCTTGCCGGTGGCGCTTATCTTGCAGGCGTTTGCGCCTTGGATGTTGACGCCGCTATTGATGATCGGTGGTGCGTATCTGTGTTTTGAGGGGGCCGAGAAAGTCTGGCACATCTTCGTCCCGCACAAGGAGCACGGCCCGCAGCAGGCAAAAACCTTAGATGCGGCGCATCTTGAAGAACAGCGGGTTAAAGGTGCGATCAAGACCGATTTCATCCTATCCGCCGAAATCATGACAATATCGCTATCACAGATCAGTACTGACACCTTCTGGATACAGGCAATGGCCCTTGCTGCGGTGGCTATTGGCATCACATCGCTTGTCTATGGCGCCGTCGCATTGCTCGTCAAAGCTGATGATTTCGGAATTATGCTAAGCGCAAAGGGCAAGCTTGCCGCGACCCGGGCGGTGGGGCGCAGGATCGTCAAGTCGATGCCTGCGGTGATGGTATTGATCGCGACAATTGGCACAGTCGCGATGCTTTGGGTCGGGGGCAGTATCATCGTGCACGGGATCCGCGATCTTGGCTGGTATCTTCCCTATGAAACGATCAAGCACGCAGCCACCGTCGCCGCCACATTCATCGGTTCCGCCGAAGGGTTTGTGACATGGTTCGTCACAGCCGGCCTCGATGGCATCATTGGTCTGGCAGTGGGGTTTGTGCTCATCCCCCTTGTCAATACGCTGATCGCACCCACGATGGCATGGCTCTTTCCCGAAAAAGCCTGA